In Salvelinus alpinus chromosome 30, SLU_Salpinus.1, whole genome shotgun sequence, a single genomic region encodes these proteins:
- the LOC139559589 gene encoding alpha/beta hydrolase domain-containing protein 17A-like, whose product MNGLSIRELCCLFCCPPCPSRIAAKLAFLPPEPTYSMLPDPEATAAAAAGTTPGGAPPSLGAPGLRSRLGGGGGDRGGGGGEGRWKLHLTERAEFQYTQRELDMTDVFLTRSSRGNRVGCMYIRCAPNARFTLLFSHGNAVDLGQMSSFYIGLGTRINCNIFSYDYSGYGVSTGKPSEKNLYADIDAAWHALRSRYGISPENIILYGQSIGTVPTVDLASRFECAAVVLHSPLTSGMRVAFPDTKKTYCFDAFPNIEKVSKIPSPVLIIHGTEDEVIDFSHGLALFERCPKAVEPLWVEGAGHNDIELYSQYLERLRRFINQDLAAAHA is encoded by the exons ATGAACGGCCTGTCCATTAGAGAGCTATGCTGCCTGTTCTGCTGCCCTCCTTGCCCCAGCCGCATTGCAGCCAAGCTGGCCTTCCTCCCTCCAGAGCCCACCTACTCAATGCTGCCAGACCCAGAGGCTACAGCTGCGGCAGCAGCCGGGACCACGCCTGGGGGTGCACCCCCCTCTCTGGGGGCTCCGGGCCTGCGCTCCCGGCTGGGTGgcggagggggagacagaggagggggaggaggagagggcaggtGGAAGCTCCACCTGACAGAGAGGGCAGAGTTCCAGTACACTCAGAGAGAGCTGGACATGACGGACGTGTTCCTGACAAGGTCTAGCCGGGGGAACAGGGTGGGCTGCATGTACATCCGCTGTGCCCCCAATGccag GTTCACATTGCTATTCTCCCATGGTAATGCAGTAGACTTGGGTCAGATGAGTAGCTTCTACATTGGCCTGGGCACGCGTATCAACTGTAACATCTTCTCCTACGACTACTCTGGCTATGGTGTCAGCACTGGCAAACCCTCAGAGAAGAACCTCTACGCTGACATAGACGCTGCCTGGCACGCCCTACGCTCCCG gtatGGCATCAGCCCAGAGAACATCATCCTGTATGGGCAGAGTATTGGCACGGTACCCACGGTGGACCTGGCGTCCAGGTTTGAGTGTGCTGCTGTGGTGCTCCACTCCCCTCTCACCTCTGGCATGAGGGTGGCCTTCCCTGACACCAAGAAGACCTACTGCTTTGATGCCTTCCCCAA CATAGAGAAGGTGTCTAAGATCCCATCCCCGGTGCTGATCATCCACGGGACGGAGGACGAGGTGATCGACTTCTCCCACGGCCTGGCTCTGTTTGAGCGCTGTCCCAAGGCCGTGGAGCCACTTTGGGTGGAGGGGGCGGGACACAACGACATAGAGCTCTACAGCCAATACCTGGAGAGACTACGACGCTTCA